One Thermococcus alcaliphilus DNA window includes the following coding sequences:
- a CDS encoding NAD(+) kinase, whose product MKFGIAARRDREEALKLAYRVYDFLKVSGYEVYVDEEAHENFPHFSPDDVIPLERMDVDMMIVIGGDGTVLRVEHKTTRDIPILAINMGTLGFLAEVEPAETFFAISRVLEGDYFIDERMKIRTFVEGFNNIPDALNDVVVLTGIPGKITHLKYYIDGELAEEIRADGLIISTPTGSTAYALSAGGPLVDPRLHAILLVPLAPVALTARPLVVPDSSSIEIEVLTEREIILTVDGQFYTQLPPHLRIRIEKSPRKTKFVRFSKRIYPKYTLKIKKKF is encoded by the coding sequence ATGAAGTTTGGAATCGCCGCTCGAAGAGACCGTGAGGAGGCTTTAAAGCTTGCATATAGGGTATACGACTTTCTCAAGGTAAGTGGTTACGAGGTTTACGTTGATGAAGAAGCCCATGAGAATTTTCCACATTTTTCTCCTGACGATGTAATCCCTCTTGAGAGAATGGATGTTGACATGATGATAGTCATTGGAGGAGATGGGACTGTTCTGAGAGTTGAGCATAAAACCACTAGAGATATTCCCATTCTGGCAATAAATATGGGTACTTTGGGCTTTTTGGCAGAGGTTGAACCTGCAGAAACTTTTTTCGCTATTTCCAGAGTTCTTGAGGGAGACTATTTTATAGATGAGAGGATGAAAATCAGGACTTTTGTTGAAGGCTTTAACAACATACCCGATGCACTTAATGACGTTGTAGTTTTAACCGGAATTCCGGGTAAGATAACCCATCTCAAATACTACATCGATGGGGAGCTTGCTGAGGAGATAAGGGCTGATGGCTTGATAATATCAACTCCTACAGGTTCAACGGCTTACGCCCTTTCGGCTGGAGGCCCTTTAGTTGACCCCCGCTTGCATGCTATTCTTCTAGTTCCCTTAGCCCCAGTTGCCCTTACCGCAAGACCCCTTGTTGTCCCGGACTCTTCCTCAATTGAGATAGAGGTATTGACGGAAAGGGAAATTATTCTCACCGTTGATGGACAGTTCTATACCCAACTTCCACCCCATTTGAGAATAAGAATTGAGAAGTCTCCCAGAAAAACAAAGTTCGTAAGGTTCTCGAAGAGGATCTATCCAAAATACACGCTAAAGATAAAAAAGAAGTTTTAA
- a CDS encoding DUF3201 domain-containing protein codes for MKMIEIHNHLNKIWGEIFELNEVLREKLKPFGFKVEPVEEVFNAYIFLEGEWREMLYPHPAFEIKPQGEVGATIQSFYFVFAIPKEKITKEFVVEFLKKFPKSYIYGTENFLEDIYNHHSPRNPDEVYTDIERSQEQVFQFEVEAEDSQDIENKLFEFIELAKKYKVLEI; via the coding sequence ATGAAAATGATTGAAATTCACAATCATCTAAACAAAATCTGGGGTGAGATTTTTGAGTTAAACGAGGTGCTGAGAGAAAAGCTTAAGCCCTTTGGCTTTAAAGTCGAACCGGTGGAGGAAGTTTTCAATGCGTATATTTTCCTTGAGGGCGAATGGAGAGAGATGCTCTATCCTCACCCTGCTTTTGAGATAAAGCCTCAGGGGGAGGTAGGAGCAACAATTCAAAGCTTTTACTTCGTGTTTGCGATTCCTAAGGAAAAAATAACCAAAGAATTTGTCGTCGAGTTTCTCAAAAAATTCCCAAAAAGCTATATTTACGGAACGGAGAACTTTTTGGAAGATATTTACAATCACCACTCCCCCAGAAACCCTGATGAAGTTTACACGGATATAGAAAGAAGTCAAGAACAGGTTTTTCAGTTTGAAGTTGAGGCTGAAGATAGCCAAGATATTGAAAACAAGCTCTTCGAATTTATAGAACTGGCAAAGAAGTATAAAGTCCTTGAGATTTAG
- a CDS encoding flippase-like domain-containing protein yields MKKRNSLMVFVGIGVIIALIWWAGVEETLKLVMEAKLEYFLLALLMQILATLAWAFRWRIFLKRAEVRVRVRDIIIATMVGIFANNLTPGARAGGEPARMYVITKKSNSGYGQVFATIMADRILDVIPVLIFTLLAFKYALSLKVKLLLSVLSISTVVLLLIVVVSLLISLNESLAFKVLNKIAGLIKRVFPEKFAGIEETLEEKLKKSIMDFRKTFLELSKDPVVLGKTLFYSLALWVFMLLRTYFVFESIGYHLEIQKILMVQMAGIALGMISILPGGVGITEAVNSALYLSLRIDKSLAVTATVLDRFISFWLPTIIGGGLSVYLGAKLSKGRA; encoded by the coding sequence ATGAAAAAAAGGAACTCCCTCATGGTCTTTGTTGGAATTGGAGTTATAATAGCACTTATATGGTGGGCAGGGGTAGAGGAGACGTTGAAGCTTGTGATGGAGGCTAAGCTTGAATATTTTCTCTTGGCATTGCTTATGCAAATTCTTGCAACCCTTGCATGGGCTTTTAGGTGGAGAATATTTCTAAAAAGAGCCGAAGTGAGGGTTCGGGTGAGGGATATTATCATTGCCACTATGGTTGGGATATTTGCGAACAACCTAACCCCAGGAGCTAGGGCGGGAGGAGAGCCAGCTAGAATGTACGTGATAACCAAAAAGTCCAATAGCGGTTATGGCCAAGTTTTTGCAACTATAATGGCCGATAGGATTTTGGATGTTATTCCAGTCCTCATTTTTACCCTTCTTGCGTTTAAGTACGCTCTCTCATTAAAGGTAAAGCTCCTGTTATCCGTCCTTTCCATATCAACGGTAGTGCTTCTTTTGATAGTGGTTGTAAGCCTCTTGATTTCTTTGAATGAGAGCTTGGCCTTTAAGGTGCTTAATAAGATAGCGGGGCTTATAAAGCGTGTATTTCCAGAAAAGTTTGCAGGAATAGAAGAGACACTCGAAGAAAAGCTCAAAAAATCCATAATGGACTTTAGAAAGACTTTTCTGGAGCTTTCCAAAGACCCGGTTGTGCTGGGTAAGACCTTGTTCTATTCTCTAGCCCTCTGGGTGTTCATGCTCCTTAGGACTTACTTTGTCTTTGAAAGCATTGGGTACCATCTTGAGATTCAAAAGATTCTAATGGTTCAAATGGCCGGCATTGCTCTGGGAATGATAAGCATCCTTCCCGGTGGGGTTGGAATAACGGAGGCAGTTAACTCTGCCCTCTATCTTAGCTTGAGAATTGATAAGAGTTTAGCCGTTACCGCGACGGTCTTAGATAGGTTTATATCCTTCTGGCTCCCAACAATTATTGGGGGAGGATTGAGCGTTTATCTTGGTGCAAAGCTAAGCAAGGGTAGAGCGTGA
- a CDS encoding flavin reductase family protein, with product MYHLIYPMRTYLIVSGQGEETNIMAADWVTVLSHRPTLVGVAVSPKRYTHRLISKYKEFVISVPSLEMLRDVWIAGTKSGPSKLKEMNITLINSTKIGTPSIKEALANIECKVVDARDYGDHTWFVGEIVGYTYKEGAFKNGKPDVMGANFLAHAAWTDFVTFEKKIYKTE from the coding sequence ATGTACCACTTAATTTACCCGATGAGAACCTATTTGATAGTTTCGGGACAGGGGGAGGAAACAAACATCATGGCAGCCGACTGGGTGACCGTTCTTTCTCACAGGCCTACCTTAGTGGGAGTAGCAGTTTCTCCAAAAAGATACACCCACAGGCTGATCTCTAAATACAAGGAGTTTGTCATCAGTGTTCCGAGTTTGGAAATGCTTCGAGATGTCTGGATTGCAGGAACAAAAAGTGGACCCTCTAAGCTTAAAGAGATGAACATAACCCTTATCAACTCTACAAAGATCGGCACACCAAGCATAAAGGAGGCGTTAGCGAACATAGAATGCAAGGTAGTAGATGCTAGGGATTATGGAGATCACACGTGGTTCGTTGGCGAAATTGTAGGCTACACCTACAAAGAAGGAGCATTCAAAAATGGAAAGCCAGATGTTATGGGGGCAAACTTTCTGGCACATGCAGCATGGACAGACTTCGTTACTTTCGAGAAGAAAATCTATAAGACAGAATAA
- a CDS encoding RsmB/NOP family class I SAM-dependent RNA methyltransferase, with amino-acid sequence MYREAFPEELQMYYYNLFGSEAEEIMKKLREPVEKYYIRVNTLKISRQKLMEELRKEGLKPKRSPYLEEGIYFEREGPNFSDDYEPKLPKVVANKFAAESVYQGAQLYAPGVLKADKGIKEGDEVQIMDPKGLLVGIGIARMSAKEMVVATRGIAVEVTLPKFKLPSLNELKAYEKGYFYAQSLPSMVVAHILEPQEEDLIIDMAAAPGGKTSHIAQLLENRGEIIAIDKSKNRLAKMEKELKRLGVKNVKLVQMDSRNLPDLGIKADKILLDAPCTALGVRPKLWETRTPKDIEATARYQRHFINAAIKSLRKGGILVYSTCTLSYEENEGNVQYMLKKGLRLEEQKIFIGSPGLGIKEVQRFYPHKHLTQGFFIAKLRKVS; translated from the coding sequence ATGTACAGGGAAGCTTTTCCAGAAGAGCTCCAAATGTACTATTACAACCTTTTTGGAAGTGAAGCGGAGGAGATAATGAAAAAGCTGAGGGAGCCGGTAGAGAAGTACTACATAAGGGTCAACACACTTAAGATAAGCAGGCAGAAGCTCATGGAAGAGCTTAGAAAGGAAGGGTTAAAACCAAAAAGAAGTCCCTATCTCGAAGAGGGCATCTATTTTGAAAGGGAAGGGCCGAATTTTTCTGACGATTATGAACCTAAGTTGCCGAAGGTCGTTGCAAATAAATTTGCAGCAGAGAGTGTTTACCAAGGTGCTCAACTCTATGCTCCAGGCGTATTAAAGGCCGATAAAGGGATAAAGGAGGGAGATGAAGTTCAGATAATGGATCCTAAAGGACTTCTCGTGGGCATAGGCATTGCAAGGATGAGCGCCAAGGAAATGGTTGTTGCCACGAGGGGAATAGCTGTTGAAGTAACTCTCCCCAAATTCAAACTACCGAGTCTGAATGAATTAAAAGCCTATGAAAAAGGCTACTTTTATGCCCAAAGTCTCCCTTCTATGGTTGTTGCCCATATTCTGGAACCACAGGAAGAAGACCTTATAATTGATATGGCAGCTGCTCCGGGGGGAAAAACTTCTCACATAGCACAGCTCCTTGAAAACAGGGGGGAGATAATAGCAATAGATAAATCTAAAAACAGACTTGCCAAAATGGAGAAAGAGCTTAAGAGACTTGGGGTGAAAAACGTTAAGCTTGTTCAAATGGACTCAAGGAATCTGCCAGATCTTGGGATTAAGGCCGATAAAATCCTCTTGGATGCTCCGTGCACGGCTTTAGGAGTAAGACCAAAGCTCTGGGAGACGAGAACACCGAAGGACATTGAAGCGACGGCAAGATACCAGAGACATTTCATAAACGCTGCAATAAAGAGCCTTAGAAAAGGGGGGATACTTGTTTATTCTACATGCACCTTAAGCTACGAGGAAAATGAGGGGAATGTGCAGTATATGCTAAAGAAGGGGCTAAGGCTTGAGGAGCAGAAAATTTTTATAGGCTCACCTGGATTGGGGATAAAGGAGGTACAACGCTTTTACCCTCATAAGCACCTCACTCAAGGCTTCTTCATTGCAAAGCTAAGGAAGGTGAGCTGA
- a CDS encoding LEA type 2 family protein, with protein MGIGKILGVIGLIVFLWVAYLGYTLITLTPQIRAEWGYVDENTIELDVTVYFGKSLPISANIKEADLYWAGIKVGTLKDLKIGFLKDSARGVLVLKNREIVEALKEHIRNGEQSDIEIRVSGSLFGIPIIRGSFSQPLKTDLLAYVSNITIESSGDLIKTPAVEGMPSKWGKIDENGIEILSDVKLYNPNPFPLPLFGVKYYIDANGYQVAQGELLEKVIIPANGRGTAKIRTVVDTNILPKVIAEHIKRGERSEVTLKLTLTVKVLNQEIEMPLPEIKKRVETNVIEQLNLAFS; from the coding sequence ATGGGCATAGGCAAGATACTTGGAGTGATAGGACTCATCGTGTTTCTTTGGGTAGCTTACTTAGGTTATACGCTAATTACTCTAACCCCCCAAATAAGAGCCGAGTGGGGATACGTTGACGAGAACACTATCGAACTTGACGTAACAGTATATTTTGGGAAATCTCTCCCAATTTCGGCAAATATTAAGGAAGCAGATTTGTACTGGGCAGGAATAAAGGTGGGCACGCTGAAAGACCTAAAAATTGGATTCTTAAAGGACAGTGCAAGAGGGGTGCTTGTACTCAAAAACAGAGAGATCGTTGAAGCCCTAAAGGAGCACATAAGAAACGGGGAGCAGAGTGATATCGAGATAAGGGTGAGTGGCTCATTATTTGGCATCCCAATTATAAGGGGAAGTTTTTCACAGCCACTCAAGACTGACTTGTTGGCTTATGTCAGCAACATAACGATAGAGAGCTCTGGGGACTTAATCAAGACTCCCGCAGTCGAGGGAATGCCTTCTAAATGGGGAAAAATTGATGAAAATGGAATTGAGATTTTAAGCGATGTAAAGCTTTACAATCCCAATCCCTTCCCTCTGCCACTTTTTGGGGTCAAATACTACATAGATGCCAATGGGTACCAAGTAGCACAGGGAGAGCTCCTTGAGAAAGTCATAATCCCAGCAAACGGCAGAGGCACGGCAAAAATAAGAACAGTAGTTGATACAAACATCCTTCCAAAGGTAATTGCAGAGCACATAAAGAGAGGAGAGAGGAGCGAAGTAACCTTAAAGCTCACTCTAACTGTGAAGGTGCTCAATCAAGAAATAGAGATGCCGCTTCCAGAAATCAAGAAGAGAGTTGAGACAAACGTAATCGAACAATTGAATCTGGCTTTTAGCTGA
- a CDS encoding bifunctional N(6)-L-threonylcarbamoyladenine synthase/serine/threonine protein kinase yields MIALGIEGTAHTLGIGIVTEDKVLANVFDTLTTEKGGIHPKEAAEHHARLLKPLLKKALKEAKISIEDVDVIAFSQGPGLGPALRVVATAARALAIRYNKPIVGVNHCIAHVEITKMFGVKDPVGLYVSGGNTQVLALEGGRYRVFGETLDIGIGNAIDTFARELGLGFPGGPKIEKLAQKGEKYIELPYAVKGMDLSFSGILTEAIRKYKTGKYRVEDLAYSFQETAFAALVEVTERAVAHTGKEEVVLVGGVAANNRLREMLRIMCEDRGVKFFVPPYDLCRDNGAMIAYTGLRMFKAGIKFNLEETVVKQKFRTDEVEVTW; encoded by the coding sequence ATGATAGCGTTAGGGATTGAGGGAACAGCACACACACTTGGTATAGGGATTGTGACGGAAGATAAAGTTCTTGCCAACGTATTTGACACTCTCACAACCGAAAAAGGTGGCATACACCCAAAGGAAGCCGCTGAACACCACGCAAGGCTCTTAAAGCCCCTTTTGAAAAAAGCCCTTAAAGAGGCCAAAATTAGCATAGAAGATGTGGATGTAATTGCTTTCTCCCAAGGGCCTGGATTGGGGCCGGCTTTGAGAGTTGTAGCAACTGCCGCAAGGGCTTTAGCTATAAGATACAACAAACCCATTGTTGGAGTTAATCACTGCATCGCCCACGTGGAAATTACAAAGATGTTCGGAGTAAAAGATCCGGTTGGTCTTTACGTAAGCGGAGGCAACACTCAAGTGCTGGCTTTGGAGGGGGGTAGATACAGGGTTTTTGGAGAAACACTCGATATAGGTATAGGCAACGCCATAGATACGTTTGCCAGAGAGCTCGGTTTAGGATTCCCGGGCGGGCCAAAGATAGAAAAGCTCGCTCAGAAAGGGGAAAAATATATTGAACTCCCCTATGCGGTTAAGGGCATGGATCTAAGCTTCTCCGGAATTTTAACGGAGGCAATTAGAAAATACAAGACTGGGAAGTATAGGGTTGAAGATTTGGCGTATTCTTTCCAAGAAACGGCCTTTGCAGCTTTGGTTGAGGTTACCGAAAGGGCTGTAGCACATACAGGAAAAGAGGAAGTAGTTCTTGTAGGGGGGGTAGCTGCCAACAACCGCTTGAGGGAAATGCTTAGGATAATGTGCGAAGATAGAGGTGTGAAATTCTTCGTGCCACCTTATGACCTATGCAGGGACAACGGGGCGATGATAGCCTACACCGGCCTGAGGATGTTTAAAGCCGGCATAAAGTTTAACCTTGAAGAAACAGTAGTCAAGCAAAAGTTTAGAACCGACGAAGTAGAGGTAACCTGGTAG